The window TGGTGAATGCAAACTGCATTACTGAACAAGCTCCCACTCTCAATCAGGAGATGTCCCAGAGGGGTCACCGTGCCAGTTATAGCCTTCTGCTATGATTTAAGCTTTTCTTCCCCTTACCTCTTTCAGCCTCTTATCCCAAGGGTCTCTATAGTGCCCTTGGTAATGCTTCAGTTCCTCTTCGTCGGCTCTCGTGACCGTGCTGACCGGCACCACCCCAGCAGGGAAGTTCAACACATTGTATAAATTGGTGTAGGAGGTCGCAGCTGGAAAAAATCACAGAGAGCATGCAAAATGGCAAAATTTTGTGTGCTGGGCCAGCAATGACTTTCAGATGATAATCTGGGTTGCAGGAATTATAATCTGGAGGTATTGGATCTGAAGTGACCCTGAAAACATGCTGCCTCAAAGGAACTTTTGATGGAGAGGTTTGAGGGCCACATGGCTGCTGAGATCAGAGAGATCTGCACCTGACCTGTCAGTCATGTGGAGATCAGATCTGCTCTGGGAGGGACAGACACGAGTATTTGATCTGATTCAGAGTATACATCTATATCTCCCATTTTCTGGGGAAAAGTTCCTGCTGTTTTTTCAAGATATACCTGATGTCCGGTTATGTTAACAAAATCTGGGGGATTTTGGATCCCAAAGGGTCATTGCTAGAGAGATAGAGAACACTGACTGTTTGCTGGAAGCTattaaaaaatgcctttttctaCAAGTTACTCACAGTGAGCCTTTCAGCTATTTGTGAAGTCTTGGGAAATGTGGGACAGCTGCCTTCCGAAGAGTCTGGCCCTGTACCAAAGTCTACCACACTCTGACAGCTACTCCTTACCACCACTCTCTGCTCCAAGAGTATCTCTTGGGCTTTCTACAGGACAGACAATGCAGGGGAAACTCACTGATGAATAATTGGGACAGATGTGCCACTAACTGCTGCCCCATAATAATCCAAACACCTGCAGCTCAGATGAGGTGGGGGTATGAGAAGACCCATGCAGAAGAGACctctcctttgctttcttccacAGAGGAAAGACTGTACGTGGTTTGGGTAATGTCCAAGACACCAAACTATCTTGCTTCAGCTCTGCCCACAAACACCACTGGGGATGTATCCAGAGATACTTCGATGGAGATTTACCAAACAGCTTCCCAGCATAGCCATGGTTAAAGGCTGGTCCCAGTGCAGGACAAAGGATCACATCCAGCCTTAGCTCCCTCCATTTGGCAATGAATTCAGTGCGGTAGACCTGGAAGGAAAGACAGAGCAGATGACAAAACTGTCTGTTGCACAGCAGTGGCAGATCAGTGCTGACACATGgcaaaaggaggggaaaaaaaccttcctggatacaactaaaaaaaataaaataaaatctgtgctgtgctttgaaaGGGCCAAGGGACTTTGTTGTTCCTCCTTTAGGTTTCCTGTCAGAATATCATGTGCTGCCCAGATCTAGACATTAATGCTAGGTGTGCATTTCAGACTTGATTTCTTCAAGCATTAATCCAATCCTTCCCATGAAGACTTTTGATTTTGAATTGTATTGAATGGAGATCAACAGCAGCTTGAAGAATTATATCTAGCTGACTAAAAAGTCACATTTCCTAAAAGCTTTGGTTGTTTTGGTAGAAGAATCTAGAAGACATgaatccaaaatattttcacaaaaacTTCTTTCATTCTGCATGAGGACACAGGtaaagaaaagaagcagcaagagaGAGCTAGCAAGCCCCAGGATGTCCCCCCACAATGCAAGAAGCACAGCTTCAGGATTGTACTGCAGATCCAAGAGAGATCTAGGTTTGTAGTCTGCTTTACTACAGCTTTGCTGAATACCATGCAATGAATGAACCCATCCTCAAAGAGCTGTTCCACTTTGTCTTAGCAAATAGACATGGAGGGACCACAGTATGGTTGTTTCTGCAGCCATAATCTGTTTATATACAGACATCTGTCCCATGGTCCAGTCCCTATTGTGCACAACTGCCTCACTCCAAGGTTTCTGTACAAGAATCTTCCACATCTCTCATAAAAGCCCTGGCCTTGGGGCTATTTTTCAATCTGACCTCAATTTCCACCTGCAGTCTGAGATCCTTCCTGTTTAAAGTTCAATAAATGAGATGGGTTTCCAGGAAACACTGTTAGTGTAGGCaccctggattttttttttcctgagagaaaagTTGGTCACTAGCCAAAAGTTTTGAATCAGCTCTTGTTTGCAGTAGATGAAAACATGTGAATATTGTTTCActgaactgaaataaaagaaaataccttTCAAGCCATCAAACCCTCTGAAgagttttcttttggtttttttttttttttggggggggagggtgTTTTTTGGTGGaggaggtttgttttttttgtttggtgcagggattttttttgttgttggtttgtttgtttgggggattTATGTGtatttgttgggtttggttttctgtgaGTTTTTTGGGGTGTGGGAGAGGAATCTGTTTCACCAtaaaaaacgcccaaacccaTTTCCTTTCAAACACTCCCACCAGCTCAGTGACCAGGCAGCTTTGTAGGAGTTTTTCCCTCTGCCCTCTAATTTGTTATACCAGTGTGCTCATGCATAGAGAGACTGGCACTGATAGAGGTTGTGTGGtgcaggctcagggaggacTGTGAGGGTGTCCCAGAAAACACAGATTCTGCCCTGAGAGAGGACACCAAAACAGCTCAGCCTCTTCAGCCTTGCAAAACACCAGCTGAAAGAGGATACAAATGCTCTCTATAAATAGACATAGGAGTGAGGCAGCGGAAAATACCAGAGAGGAGAGGTGGTATTTACACTCAgggacagaaataaaataaactggaAGGGAATAAAGAGCACGGGAAATATAAAGGTTTCCAAccaccagagcagagaggagaggagccAGTCAATAAAATCAAGTgcaagcataaaaataaaacagtttaaaagaaGAACCTGATCGGTTTGTGGGCAGCACTGGACATAGCTGTCCAGGGTAAAGCTTCCTGTCCTTGAATTGTAAGAAAGACACCTAAGCCACAGAGCTCACAACCACAATTTTTGACTTCTAATGTCTCTGCTTGATCACTCAAGCATGGCCTTAGCTTGTGACAGTATCACCTGATGTCTAAAATAAAGAATTTGCACCAAGAGGAGagatagaaagaagaaaaaaatgaagttctcATCTTTAGTGGCTGTTCTTACACTATTTTTGCTtagaaaatgcaaagcaaaggaTGATGATTCATTTTCAACCCCAAATGCACTACTGAGCATGAAGCAATTGCTTATAAACTTTAGAGATCTCTCATAATATTtagtaagaaaaaaggaaataaaagtcaCATTACCGCCACTGCTCCATGCTGATCCCAGAGGTTTTTGGCAGATCTGAAAAAGTGGCAGAATTAATCAGCTTTGTCACTGTGGCAACcgaaaaaaattaagaaaatgcaCAGACAGCCCATTTTTATGGAAACTGCATGACTCTTCTGTGAacacattatggcatcatccAGCTGATTCAGCTGGGTTCACATGTGCTTACAGGTATATCAAAAGACCTTATGTTAAAGCAGGGCAGAACACGTAGACTAAAATCGTGGCATTCTTCTAAATTCATTTGGTCATAGTTTGGTGAATCTCTCCTTCATTTGGAGACACAGGTGCCTCACACCATACTGAATGTGCACACAGAGACCTCTGCATTAACTCGGCGCATGATGCTCTGGCTACCAGAATACACCTGATGGTGGATTCCCATATCTCCCTGTGCTTCTGTCATAATAAGGCTCCTTAATCTCTTAAAATAACCTCTGGCTGAATAGCCCTGGATGACACAGTGCTgagcccagctgctgcagaggcaggACATACTCAGTCTGTGCCACACAGCCCTGTGACAGGGCTTTGCACAGCAAGCTGGCATCTATCTGCATGGTGGACACATCCAAGTACATCACCTTTCTCTAGAGCTACTTCGGTGTTTCTTACCCCACTCCACAGAGAGCATTGAGATCCCGAGCAATTCGTGGGTACttttggaaagaagagaaaaagttgTGGTAAGTCAAGAACAATGCTGAATACCATGTGATTGCATTTTGGGAACACACCTACTCCTAGTAGAAGTGGCTCTGAAGAACTGGTAGGGTTTCCAGTGAAGTGGTTGTACTCCCACATTAATTTATATGTTTAATCATGACAAACCATACAAATAATGCTCTAGACCACACTGCTAGTCCTAGAGACCATCTTCTGGATGTGAGAATGCTGTTTAGATCCTTGATAGTGATATCCATTCTCTTGGAGTTGATTGCTGGATTAACTGTAGGGCTCACAGGTTTCCTGAGAAAGGATCATATCTCCACCTCCCCATGCAAAACTTGATAAGTTCAGCCTGGTTTAGGAGTTAAGTATATCTCACTAGGAAGCCCATCAGACACTTAACATGAAGCAGCAAAGCACTCCCAGAGGGTGCAGCCTACCTCCCCTACCTCCCTGCACATGGATACCTTCCCACCTTGCTGATTTCCTATAACATAGATGAGACAAGTCCACACACTTACTATGGGTTTCAAAATGACAGCCAAGATCCTTTTCATTAGAGCAGGAAGCCTGTAAGTATTGAACTGGGATTGCAGGTTGGGATCCACAATGTCTCCTTTgctggaaaggcagagagagaaaaaggaaaagtcatCTGTGCTAGAACTATAGCaacagcagtgctgcttccaacGCAGAGTTTGTCTTGGAAGGGAGTTGCTAGAAGACAAAATCTGCCTGTTTCAATGAAAAACACTTAACAATAGATATGAGGTGTCAATGCCCACAGCAAAAGTGAGAGATAAATTGGTACTTTACTGCCTATGGCGTCAGTGCCGTAAATCTTCTGGAGAGCTTTGCAGTTGTGGTGCCATGTACAAGCCTGGGCCTGCTTCACCCTGAAGTGGCAGGTGGCTGGGTGGGTACCTACCATGTTATCTGTGAATGTGAACTGTCTGTTGCTCATGCTAAATTCATCCTTCCAGAAATTGTTCATTATTCAGTTTGCACTCACAAGAATAAAAACGCTCTGGATGCAGCCACTGACTTTACTATACAGTGCCAAGTCTCACAGCCCATACCAAAACAGGGGTTTTACTCACAAGCAGTCCACCAGGTGAGCAGCACCATCTGAGAAAATCCCTCTGGTGAACAGCTCATCTACCATGTAGTCAATCTTGGGTGGTGCAAAGGGAACAAGCTGCAAGAAAACCATACCTGTTCAAGAGGAAGCAAACATGAATGATTCACAGAGCCCTCTGTGAGCCTCCCTGCCTCACCAGTGAGGTGTGTGGGAAGTGCTGGGAAGCTTAGACACTTCTTGCTGCTGTAGGACAGCAAGACCCCATTTTCAAAGCTGGGTTAGCAGTATCTGCCTGCTGTCCTTTCCAAGGCAAAAACATTTATTGTGACCTGGCACAGGCTCCACTCCTCCGTATGTTAGAGAATTCTTAGAGGCTTCAAAACaccaaatttttaaaattaatttagatGAGATAGAAATCTCCACTGGTGGAACTACAGAATAATTTAGGCTAAAAGAAGTCCCGGGGGGGGAGGGTCCTGCTCCACCCCACTTTCCACTTACCCACAAGAAATCTGTAAACTATGTTTAGCAGCTGAGGGATCATGGAAACTGCCATGAGTTTAATATTTATGGGAACAGCAAACATGATGGAAAAAACTGTGCTTGGGGTGACTTGGAGATATGTTAAAAATTATCATATCTGCTAGGCCAGAAATATAAGCAAGATCTCTTCAGTTTGGCAAACAAACTGTTGCATTTACCCTCCTCTTTTATGGGAAGGAAAAGTGGAAATGGAAAGTGATTTATCCAGATTTTGTAAGGAGCAAGGTAACAGTTCCAAGCAACCACAGGCATGGAAACCCACCGTATGCCCTGCATCCTGGAGGAGCTTTCTTGTCTGTTGGACAGCTCGTTTCATGCTGGGTGAGGGctggaagtaaccatctcctTCGTAATACCCAATGCGAAGAGGCTTTGAACTGGTGTAAACCTGTCAGAAGAGGAGCCATTAGTGACACAGATAACATGTGCAGGACTGGACCAttcccagggctcagggagGCACCAACTGAGGTCTTTTGTGTTGGAGAAACAATAAACAGGTCAGTGAAAAGCAGTGTTGTCCAGAACACAGGTCTGCATCAGTGGTCCTTGGGACATAAAACCACATAGAATCTCCTGAGACCTTACTTTGTTCCTGGAAAACCAGAGACATAGGATTACCTCCTCATCAAAGGGGATAGGGGGCACAGTGGGGTCCAGCTGGAACATCTCCTCGCAGAGCAGCGCCCTCATGCACAGGGCCAGGCTGTCCACATCCCTCGCCATCGGCCCCAGCATCGCTGTCACTGCAAGGACAAATCTGCTGTCACAGCAGGCACATAGTTACTGCTAAGGGTGCAGCAGGGAAGAGTTTCAGTCAGGCCAGGGAAGAGGAATGGGGAATGAGTGTAATGTGAAAGGAGGTCCAGCAAGGATAATCTGTCAGTCTCAGTGCACAGGCAGCCTACTCAGGCTGACTTTTTGTGCCAGGCTTCTGCAGGCACAAGGAGGGAGGACTGCAGTTTCCTTGCCAACAGCAatgctgcccagcagcagctgaagctgGCAGAGTCTTCTGGGGCATGTTCAGTGAAATATCCCAGGCCTTTGGACATGCACCTCACACCTTTCCTGCTACACATTGCATTGCCTGGACAGGTATTGATTCCTTTCTGCTCAGATTCAGCTAACACCTGCCACCATCCAGAAGAGAGCAAATGGTGCAAAAAGTTAATAACACATAGCAGTTCCAGTAAGTCACTCACTTGACTGGCCGTGAGAGAGCTGAGTGAGCACCCTTGCTGGCATTTCAGTAGCAGGAGATGTAAGAAGCAAAGGTTTGACAGTAGTGACATGTCATTGCAATGGACTTACCTGATTGCATTCCTATGAGAGGAGAAACAACACCCTGTTTACTGGGAACATAATGGGAGAAGCAGATTAGCAGCTGTAAGGCAGGTCACCACACTGAGCTGCAGTCTTCCCATTTGCACTCAGTGAACACCTAGTAAGGCAAAAGGCCCTGCAACTAGGCTAGGAAAACTTCCAGGATCTGTAAGCTGCTAGGGCCTAATAATCACCTTTCCCTGGTGCATCTAATTCCTCTTCTATGGAAAAACCACCTCTGATAAACAGAAAACTTACAATCAAAGCAGGGGctggaaaatatctgaaaagaaGGTGACCCTGTAGTATTTGTTCTTGGCCAGGGCTATTAAAAATTGAGTAAGTCTTTCTTGTGTTAACAGCTAGAAGTCATCTTGTGTCATTAATAGAACCTTTAGCCCTAGCTGGCAAGAGGGCAGGTTAGTTGCTAACTTAAGCCTGGAAGAAACCATGGACACTACTGCGAAGTTTTATGCAATGTGGGGGACACCTTGCAGTCTCCACAGTGGGTGGAGGAAGAGGACAGAAATTGGGATGTACCTGATCCTGTTGCCTGTAGGTTTGAGCCCACACAGCCCACAGAAGCTGGAGGGCAGGCGGATGCTGCCAGCTACATCTGAGCCAATGCCCAGGATGGAGCCTCCCCCTGCAATCAGAGCTCCCTCCCCTCCCGAGGAGCCCCCGGGGCTCTTCAGGTGGTTTAGAGGGTTCAGTGTCTGGCCAAAGATGAGGTTACTGCAGTCATAGCTGGGGAGAAGAAGATCAGCAGGTGAGTGAGGCACTTTTACCTCTGCAAACCATAAATACAGGGCATAGAGCATCTGTATAGGTATAAGCATGGGATTAATTCCCCTAAGTAGAATCAGCATGAGGTAGATTTGTTTGGACAGCTGAATTTAAGAAGAGGCATCAAATAcaagagaaataatttcagattgAAACAAGGAGGCAATTAACTCAATGTGCATGATTAGCTTGGACAAGGGTGGGAGCTTGCCCACACTCTGTGACAGCAAGAGTCATATGTTATAGTATTTTTATGAAGGCAAACACGCAATTACTTTATCATTGTTTGTGGGATGTTGGTTTTCACAAAGGGGATTGCCCCCTGGTGCTTTAGAACCTGGACAATGACGCTGTCTTCTTCCTTCACTTGGCCCAGAAACTTCACCATCCCTCCTGAAGAGATATGGCCCTTAAAATGGGAAACAAAGCTCTTTAAGTACAGAAGAAATGCTGTTTATAACTGTGACAATAACAGATGTAAGTCATGATGCCTCCTCTGGCAAAGTTCCCACCTAAGTCTTCTCAGAGGCAGAACAGGACCTGACTATCCCAGGGAAAATTAGATCACAGGAGGTTagaaatttctgcagaaaacaagATTTTCATCAGAAGGCAGGTTTTCTGGTCCCACAATATTTGATCCAGAACATTCTTTTCTGAGGGAACTCTCAGCCAAACCTGATGAGGGTGGGACATCCTGGCCTGTTTCCAGCCCCAAGCCAAGAGGCTGGGGAATTAAGGGTATACCTTGCAGTTAATGTGGTCCTTGATGCTGATGGGAATGCCATAGAGCAGTCCcttcttcttctgcttcttcagaGTCTGGAGCTGATCCTCGCAGCCATGAATGAAGTCTGTCACACAGTTCACTTCCCGATTCACCTCCAAAGCCTCTCCAGAACAGAGGAGAGCAGCAAGACAGATGAATGGATGGAAGAAGACATTACTTATACTGAGTTTTCAAGCTGAAAATTCAGTCTCAAACCTTTAGCATTTACTATTCAGACCTTATCTATAAAAATTAGACGTTTGTTTCTGGGATAATTTTCTGCCCTGATGTTTGTCCTATTTACCCGTAAGCCATGCTTCAGACATTACAGTACTGAGAAATTATAATCCCCAGCATTGCTGGTTCTTTCAGCAAATGAGCTGATTTTTAGTCTGAAAGTCCCACTGTAGAAGAgtcccacagcatctctgccatgCTGGAGGTATCACTCACTTTGTCCATGTAGGAGTAGAGGACACTTTCTGGGGATAGGGACTCCTCCTTCAGCTTCTCTGCCAGCTCCACCATTGTCAGTGAGAGGATATGTGCAGTCTGGGTGCCTGAGTTCTGCAAAGGGTAGGAAATCCAGtccagagggaagaaaacaacagaaatagcTGGTGTTGAGGCTGCAAATACCCAATTCTAACATCTGCCTAGCAATCACCTTGAACAGAAAATTTTAGAAGACATGCCCTGTGGAAATGCAGACCTCCCACAGAGCACTGCATGTGCTGGAGCATGGAATTTGCTGACAGGGAATTTGCTGAGTCTTAGTTCATAAAACCAGAACCAAACAGGCAGAAAATTGCTCCTTGACTGGTGAGTTGCATGAACGAATAAGAGTGGTTTGACCTGTCTATATTTACCCTCCTACAGGCCTTCACCCCTTTTCTAACTCACTGAATAGCACTTCAACCAGCTAAAGTTTTACAAAATTTATCATtaacatgggggaaaaaaagtgtgtgGACTGTTCACAACCTCCTCTccgagaaaagaaaagcagtaggtatttgttatggttttagGATAAATCCCAGTTCCAAGGACTTGATCTCCTAAAATCCAGGTGCTTCTCTTTACCTGGTCATGGGCAGGAGGAAATGGCTTTTTGTTACTGATGTGCAGATATTGGAAGGATGTGAAACCCCTTGTACTTTGAGGACGATGGGGCAGACAGGTCCccatggaggggcagagggaaggagaatgGGAGAGGAAAGGCTTGGCAGTAGGGATGGGTGAGGAGAAAGGGTAGAAGGAGGTCTGCAGTGGTGATCTGATTGAGAAGGTCCCAAGCTCCAATCCATCCTGCATACTCAGAATTCCCTCAACAGGTCTGTATTAAGAAATACTTCCTTCACACTGTCTGTTATGGGAGCATTTTTCATGACAATGGAGGGTGACGACCCTTAACATTGGATTGGTGATGCTGAAAAACATGCATTTGCCCTAACCACCATTCAAAGAAGGATTAATCAGAGCTCCCCCATTTCTTTGGTTATTAAAAGTGTAATTCCTTCCCCCCATACACACTTCCCCACATTTACCTCTTGCTTAAACCTGTGAGCTGCCTTCTCCATTCTCTCCAGGGCCAGATTCCGAGACCTCCTTGCCTCATTCATCTTCTGCTGGACCTGCCTACGTCCCAGCCATTTCAGTAGCATGACAGCTGCAGCtgaactgcagagcagagctgagagggCACGAGGGTCCCTCCATGATGGATCTAGGACCTGCCACAGTCGCTCCTGGGTCATGATTTCTCTCCCAGTCCTTTCAGTTTGGGTCCAGCTATAGACACCTGGGTCTCCCACCTTCTCTCAAGAGGACTGATGAACACAGACTCTGTGATAGTCTGCTGTGCAGGATCAGCTCTGAAACAAAGTTGCTTTAACAAAGTCCAGGAATGGACTTTGTAGGCCATGGACTTTGAAAGGGTCTGCCtgctggagcagtgctgtgggtcAGGCTGCAAAGCAGTGTGCTCAGCTTACACAGTTTGGGGGGGCTTCCCCAAGGCCAGGGTGCACCCCAAGACTGTCTCCCCAAGCTACTGCCGTACCTGACTACACACAAAACTGAATGCCTGCAAAGCTCAGGTCGGGGCTATTCTGCTATACCCACATCTAATAGTAAATTAACACTTAGGTCCATTAACTAGAGGTGCTTAGTCATCATCCCTATCCTTCAGGCAGCATCACCTGTAGCCCCTCGAGCCTGGAAAAATGTAGCTCTGCTTGTACCCTGTAGGGAGTGAAACTGCACCTGTGAAAGATGTGTGAGCTCAGAAGAACCAAAGGAATGAAGGTGCAAGCAGGACAGACCAACTCAGGAAAATGCAGTGTGGAAAGAGCTATCTAAAGATGCCTTCAATGAGTAAGACTGCTCTATATAATTTTCAAGCCAAGCCCCTTTGAGAAGCCTTTTGGCAACCTGGATCAGAAGGGCAAGCACTTTTGGGAAATGCCCTCTGATGGACCCAGAGTCCTATCTGCTCCCCAGTTTCCAAGCCATCCTCCAGCCAGCAGAATGCAAAGTAGCTGCACCACATAGTCTTACCAGCCCCACAGCTGTCCCTCACCATGGGTGCTCTCCCTGACCAGGACTGTCCCATAGCTTAACGTGGAAAGgagtgaatgaaaaaaattaagcttcTCTCAATCCTCAGGTATCTGTAAGCCAACAAGGAAGGAACAGGGGATGCCTCCAAGAGCTCATTGCCAGGATGCAAGGCAACCCAGAGATACCTGGACAGCTGCTGGCTCCGCTCCTGGCAGCAGTATAGCGGAGCTTGTGAAGGGACTGCATCTGGGGTAACCATGGCTCTCTGATGGAGAGGTCTTTTTTGGGGACTGAAGCCAGTGACTGTGCTGCTATCCTCCTGTTACCTTCTTGCCTGTTACAAACACATCTGGTGGGATTATTCCTGTCACAGGGAAGGAGATTGGGCAAGAAGTGAGACCTTGAGGAGGAATTGTTTGCTGACTAGAAAGGTGAGTAGGATCGTCCCTCTttggacagggaaggcagaaaaaatGAACTAAAACTCAGTGTGTATGGCATCAACCTCTCCTTGCTGACTGCCAGGAGCAGCATGCAGCTGGCCCTTTTGGCAGCCTTAAATCCCCACAGCTACCCAGTATCTTTGGCCCTGCCTGTTGCACTGTTCCATGGTTGTGGCTCACTGGAGGTCTTCACTCAGGGCTTCTAGTGAGGAGCAATCATAGGTTCAGCTTCACTGGTGGCTCCATGGTTTGGACGCTTGCATCCTGCTCACCTCCATGCCAGGGAGACAGCAATTAAACTAACAGTGATGCAGTGCTTGGCTCTTTGGGAGCATGGGTATGGTGGCACTGCCTTTCCTGGGACAAGCTCCACCAggcttgaattttaaaatacagataacCCCATCCAGCATTTTCTGTGTGGGCAGAAAGCACCTGTA of the Pithys albifrons albifrons isolate INPA30051 chromosome 10, PitAlb_v1, whole genome shotgun sequence genome contains:
- the LOC139676488 gene encoding vitamin D3 hydroxylase-associated protein isoform X2 — its product is MTQERLWQVLDPSWRDPRALSALLCSSAAAVMLLKWLGRRQVQQKMNEARRSRNLALERMEKAAHRFKQENSGTQTAHILSLTMVELAEKLKEESLSPESVLYSYMDKALEVNREVNCVTDFIHGCEDQLQTLKKQKKKGLLYGIPISIKDHINCKGHISSGGMVKFLGQVKEEDSVIVQVLKHQGAIPFVKTNIPQTMINKQGVVSPLIGMQSVTAMLGPMARDVDSLALCMRALLCEEMFQLDPTVPPIPFDEEVYTSSKPLRIGYYEGDGYFQPSPSMKRAVQQTRKLLQDAGHTLVPFAPPKIDYMVDELFTRGIFSDGAAHLVDCFKGDIVDPNLQSQFNTYRLPALMKRILAVILKPIYPRIARDLNALCGVGSAKNLWDQHGAVAVYRTEFIAKWRELRLDVILCPALGPAFNHGYAGKLFAATSYTNLYNVLNFPAGVVPVSTVTRADEEELKHYQGHYRDPWDKRLKEAVEGAVGLPVAVQCVALPWQEELCLRFMKEVETLSRSRKRNM
- the LOC139676488 gene encoding vitamin D3 hydroxylase-associated protein isoform X1, with product MTQERLWQVLDPSWRDPRALSALLCSSAAAVMLLKWLGRRQVQQKMNEARRSRNLALERMEKAAHRFKQENSGTQTAHILSLTMVELAEKLKEESLSPESVLYSYMDKALEVNREVNCVTDFIHGCEDQLQTLKKQKKKGLLYGIPISIKDHINCKGHISSGGMVKFLGQVKEEDSVIVQVLKHQGAIPFVKTNIPQTMINYDCSNLIFGQTLNPLNHLKSPGGSSGGEGALIAGGGSILGIGSDVAGSIRLPSSFCGLCGLKPTGNRISKQGVVSPLIGMQSVTAMLGPMARDVDSLALCMRALLCEEMFQLDPTVPPIPFDEEVYTSSKPLRIGYYEGDGYFQPSPSMKRAVQQTRKLLQDAGHTLVPFAPPKIDYMVDELFTRGIFSDGAAHLVDCFKGDIVDPNLQSQFNTYRLPALMKRILAVILKPIYPRIARDLNALCGVGSAKNLWDQHGAVAVYRTEFIAKWRELRLDVILCPALGPAFNHGYAGKLFAATSYTNLYNVLNFPAGVVPVSTVTRADEEELKHYQGHYRDPWDKRLKEAVEGAVGLPVAVQCVALPWQEELCLRFMKEVETLSRSRKRNM